The segment GGTTTGTACATCATCTGAACTGGCAGCAGTTTTCGGTGTCAATAAAAGCGCCATCACATCTATCATCAACAGACTTTTTGAAAAAGAGTGGATTGAACGCACAAGGGATGAAAAAGACCGAAGAGTTATCTATTTAACATTAACGGACAAAGGCAATGCCATTTTTACGAAAATGGAAGAGCGGATTCATCGCTTAGTGGAGAGTCTTATCAATAAATTTGATGATCAGGAAATTTCAAGCTTTTTAGCAACGTTTGAAAA is part of the Niallia taxi genome and harbors:
- a CDS encoding MarR family winged helix-turn-helix transcriptional regulator, giving the protein MIELLLEVNVISSKKIKDVVDRYVDINFSVNRKLDNLIRMEIGDVLTCEQHYTMRHINQVKVCTSSELAAVFGVNKSAITSIINRLFEKEWIERTRDEKDRRVIYLTLTDKGNAIFTKMEERIHRLVESLINKFDDQEISSFLATFEKLDKLIEENKDTKTEVEE